In the genome of Desulfovibrio desulfuricans, one region contains:
- a CDS encoding DnaA ATPase domain-containing protein: MLKNELRDILTRQKADDRGDWLESLTLRQEGDTLNVGFPHFYFAAWFSQHKRDLFEQALSCRFADERLPQIVYEQPALGHVQTWSLQHAGQEAPGQNGANTADRPVDASAHGNENDAFTAFIANAKNSFPLAAAKEIAEQRAGVTYNPFLLCGRSGTGKSHILRSMAATLQQSQTGNRVIIAPAARFCADNPAWVRHPELFWQQWDVLLLDDIQDLAGQTAWQQKLVACMDACPPSTSPGRRSGQMVFACTGQPQALKALDERLRSRLESGLVVELMEPDLDVRMRYLQATCKERNMNLSRDQLLFIAQRCSQFRLLQGLLIKVAAFCSVTGCELSQADLENIVRTGVADKTPGCLEILGEVARTMNLRAEDVLGGKRRPDLVLARQIAMYICRRKLGLSYPELGRAFGGKDHSTVIHAIKKIKKFLVSDKALQQLVAELELKTQ; encoded by the coding sequence ATGCTGAAAAACGAGTTGCGGGACATACTGACGCGGCAAAAAGCCGATGACAGGGGAGACTGGCTGGAATCCCTTACCCTGCGTCAAGAAGGCGACACGCTGAATGTCGGGTTTCCCCACTTTTATTTTGCCGCGTGGTTCAGTCAGCACAAGCGCGATCTTTTTGAACAGGCGCTTTCCTGCCGTTTTGCCGACGAAAGGCTTCCTCAAATTGTATACGAGCAGCCCGCGCTGGGTCATGTACAAACATGGTCGCTGCAACATGCGGGACAGGAAGCCCCAGGCCAAAACGGCGCAAACACGGCGGATCGACCTGTCGACGCTTCAGCCCACGGCAATGAAAACGACGCCTTTACGGCCTTTATTGCCAATGCAAAAAACTCCTTTCCTCTGGCTGCCGCCAAGGAGATAGCGGAGCAGCGCGCCGGCGTGACCTACAACCCGTTTTTGCTTTGCGGGCGCAGCGGCACGGGCAAGAGCCACATTCTGCGATCCATGGCCGCAACGCTGCAGCAGAGCCAGACTGGCAACCGCGTCATCATTGCCCCGGCAGCACGTTTTTGCGCCGACAATCCGGCCTGGGTACGCCATCCGGAACTTTTCTGGCAGCAGTGGGATGTGCTGCTGCTGGACGACATACAGGACCTTGCCGGGCAGACGGCCTGGCAGCAAAAGCTTGTGGCATGCATGGACGCCTGCCCGCCATCTACCTCGCCGGGGCGCAGGTCGGGGCAGATGGTATTTGCCTGCACAGGACAGCCCCAGGCGCTCAAGGCCCTGGACGAGCGTCTGCGCTCGCGGCTTGAAAGCGGCCTCGTGGTGGAACTCATGGAACCTGACCTTGACGTGCGCATGCGCTACCTGCAGGCCACATGCAAAGAAAGAAACATGAACCTTTCACGCGACCAGTTGCTGTTCATAGCGCAACGCTGTTCGCAGTTTCGCCTGCTGCAGGGCCTGCTTATCAAGGTGGCGGCTTTTTGCTCTGTGACGGGCTGTGAACTGTCGCAGGCAGATCTTGAAAACATCGTCCGCACGGGCGTGGCCGACAAAACGCCAGGCTGCCTTGAAATTCTTGGTGAAGTGGCGCGCACCATGAACTTGCGGGCCGAGGACGTACTTGGCGGCAAACGCCGCCCTGACCTTGTGCTGGCCCGTCAGATCGCCATGTATATCTGCCGGCGCAAGCTGGGGCTTTCGTACCCTGAGCTAGGGCGGGCTTTTGGCGGAAAGGACCATAGTACTGTCATCCATGCAATTAAAAAGATTAAGAAATTTCTAGTTAGTGACAAAGCGCTCCAGCAGTTAGTGGCGGAACTGGAGCTTAAGACACAATAG